A window of the Phaseolus vulgaris cultivar G19833 chromosome 5, P. vulgaris v2.0, whole genome shotgun sequence genome harbors these coding sequences:
- the LOC137834885 gene encoding FT-interacting protein 1-like, which translates to MIPIKRRQRGAPATMHSVGPQVHPSGQDEDYNLRETDPQLGGERWPNARRGWMTGGERFTSTHDLVEQMFYLYVRVVKAKDLHRSTLSSSCDPYVEVKLGNYKGRTKHIENKTNPEWNQVYAFSKDRIQSSVLEVLVKDKEMLGRDDCIGRVAFDLNEVPTRVPPDSPLAPQWYRLEDRRGGDIMLAVWMGTQADEAFSEAWHSDAATVYGEGVFNARSKVYLSPKLWYLRVNVIEAQDVIPSDRNRLPEVFVKAQMGSQVLKTKICPTRTTTPLWNEDLVFVAAEPFEEKLTITVEDRVHPSKDEVLGKMILPLTLFEKRLDHRPVHSRWFNLEKFGFGMMEADRRNELKFSSRIHLRISLEGGYHVLDESTLYSSDQRPTARQLWKQPIGVLEVGILGAQGLLPMKMRDGHGSTDAYCVAKYGQKWVRTRTIVDTHSPKWNEQYTWEVYDPCSVITLGVFDNCHLGGGEKAPAGTAARDSRIGKVRIRLSTLEAQRIYTHSYPLLVLHTHGVKKMGELQLAVRFTSLSLANMIYIYGQPLLPKMHYLRPFTVNQIESLRYQAMNIVAGRLGRAEPPLRKEVVEYMLDVDSNMWSMRRSKANFFRIMSLFSGIITMGQWFSQVCNWKSPITSVLVHILFLILICYPELILPTLFLYMFLIGLWNYRFRPRNPPHMDTKLSWAEAVHPDELDEEFDTFPTSRPHDVVRMRYDKLRSVAGRIQTVVADIATQGERLHSLLSWRDTRATSLFVVFSLCSAVVLYATPPKVVAMVTGVYYLRHPKFRSKLPSVPINFFKRLPARTDSML; encoded by the coding sequence ATGATTCCAATAAAGAGAAGACAAAGAGGTGCTCCAGCCACAATGCACTCAGTTGGTCCTCAAGTTCATCCTAGTGGGCAAGATGAAGACTACAATCTGAGGGAGACCGATCCACAGCTCGGGGGGGAGCGGTGGCCAAATGCCAGAAGAGGGTGGATGACTGGTGGTGAAAGATTCACAAGCACACATGACCTTGTTGAGCAGATGTTCTATCTGTATGTTCGGGTAGTGAAAGCCAAGGATCTTCACCGCAGCACTCTTTCCTCAAGCTGTGATCCTTACGTGGAAGTGAAGCTGGGGAACTACAAAGGGAGAACAAAGCACATAGAGAATAAAACAAACCCAGAATGGAACCAAGTCTACGCTTTCTCCAAAGACAGAATTCAATCTTCTGTTTTGGAAGTCCTAGTGAAAGACAAAGAAATGTTGGGAAGAGATGATTGTATTGGAAGGGTGGCATTTGATCTCAACGAGGTTCCAACCAGAGTTCCCCCGGATAGTCCACTGGCTCCTCAGTGGTACAGACTCGAGGACCGGCGAGGAGGTGACATCATGCTTGCAGTGTGGATGGGAACTCAAGCTGATGAGGCCTTCTCAGAGGCTTGGCATTCTGATGCTGCCACTGTGTACGGAGAGGGTGTTTTCAATGCCAGATCAAAGGTTTATTTGTCACCAAAACTGTGGTATCTCAGGGTGAATGTCATTGAAGCACAAGATGTGATACCAAGTGACAGAAACCGGCTGCCAGAGGTTTTTGTCAAGGCGCAGATGGGGAGCCAGGTGTTGAAGACCAAGATATGTCCAACTAGGACAACCACACCACTTTGGAATGAAGATTTGGTCTTTGTGGCGGCTGAACCATTTGAGGAGAAGTTGACAATCACTGTGGAGGATCGCGTGCACCCTTCAAAAGATGAAGTACTTGGGAAGATGATCTTGCCACTGACCCTCTTTGAGAAGCGGCTCGACCACAGGCCAGTTCATTCGCGCTGGTTCAATCTTGAGAAGTTTGGTTTTGGAATGATGGAAGCTGATAGGAGAAATGAGCTTAAATTTTCAAGCAGGATTCACCTAAGAATTAGCCTTGAAGGTGGATACCACGTCCTTGATGAGTCCACTTTGTACTCAAGTGACCAAAGACCAACAGCTAGACAGCTATGGAAGCAGCCTATTGGGGTACTTGAAGTAGGCATCTTAGGAGCACAAGGACTCCTCCCAATGAAGATGAGGGATGGCCATGGCAGCACAGATGCATACTGTGTTGCCAAGTACGGTCAAAAATGGGTCAGAACCAGAACAATTGTTGACACTCATAGTCCAAAATGGAATGAGCAATACACATGGGAGGTTTATGATCCTTGCTCTGTAATAACACTTGGTGTTTTTGACAACTGCCATTTAGGTGGGGGCGAAAAAGCCCCTGCAGGCACTGCGGCCAGGGATTCAAGAATTGGAAAGGTAAGAATTAGACTCTCAACACTTGAAGCTCAAAGGATATACACTCATAGTTACCCACTTCTTGTTTTGCACACACATGGTGTTAAGAAAATGGGTGAGCTTCAGCTAGCCGTGAGGTTCACTAGCCTCTCACTGGCTAACATGATTTACATTTATGGCCAACCCTTGCTTCCAAAGATGCATTACTTGCGCCCTTTCACAGTTAACCAAATAGAGAGTTTGAGGTACCAAGCCATGAACATTGTGGCCGGGAGGCTTGGAAGAGCTGAACCTCCCCTCAGAAAGGAGGTGGTGGAGTACATGTTGGATGTTGATTCCAATATGTGGAGCATGAGAAGAAGCAAAGCCAACTTCTTCCGCATCATGTCACTTTTCTCTGGCATCATCACAATGGGGCAGTGGTTTAGCCAAGTTTGCAATTGGAAGAGCCCCATCACATCCGTCCTAGTTCACATTCTCTTCCTAATACTAATTTGCTACCCTGAACTGATACTTCCAACTTTGTTTCTCTACATGTTCTTGATTGGCCTGTGGAACTATAGGTTTAGGCCAAGAAACCCACCCCACATGGACACAAAACTGTCATGGGCAGAAGCAGTTCACCCTGATGAACTTGATGAAGAGTTTGACACATTCCCAACTTCTAGACCACATGATGTGGTGAGAATGAGGTATGACAAACTTAGAAGTGTTGCAGGAAGGATCCAAACAGTTGTTGCAGACATAGCAACGCAGGGAGAGAGGCTTCATTCTCTACTGAGTTGGAGAGACACCAGAGCCACCAGCCTCTTCGTAGTCTTCAGTTTGTGTTCAGCTGTGGTTCTGTATGCAACACCACCAAAAGTGGTAGCTATGGTAACAGGTGTGTATTATCTAAGGCATCCAAAGTTTCGCAGCAAACTTCCTTCTGTACCCATCAACTTCTTCAAGAGGCTTCCAGCTAGAACAGATAGCATGTTGTGA